Within Coffea arabica cultivar ET-39 chromosome 4e, Coffea Arabica ET-39 HiFi, whole genome shotgun sequence, the genomic segment AAATTCCATGATATAGGAATGTCGccattttcttttggtttgttCTGGGACATAATTGTTATTTTCTGGTGACATTTTTCTGTACATTACAGTGGTCAAatttgatttcatgattatttgaGTGTTTCAAGTTTTGGCAGTAATGAATATTTCCTGTGCAGATTGTTGCAAAAAACTGTGTGGGTCCTTAGATGGTTTGTTTCAAATATACCAAAGGGCAGTGATTGGAGAAAGTACTTTCAAGGTTTCAGCTGAAGATTCATTACATCTTGTTGAAGCTTTAAGGTATTGGTGATTTATTATATCTTTGTTCATACTGTGAAATCagtcatttgtttcactatttgTTAATTTACTATTGCAGCAAGGTAATCACGGAACTTCCTTCAGAGCATGCTAAGAAAGCCCTGGAAGCATTGTGCTTGCCAGCTGTTGCTCCTTTACAGGCAGGTTTCCTTTATGAAATATATGTGATAACATATGTGGTCTCCCTTCTGTAAAATTTGCAATCTTTTTTTGGAAGAACTCTTAACATATCTGGTCAATTAGCAGGAGATTATTAGTCAAGGACCCTTGGTATTGGGGCAAAAAACTGCTCGTGAGCTTACTGTACATGTTGATCGACTTGCAAATATTTTTAGGTAGACTGGTTCTTTTATCTGTTTCACGTTATCTTCTGTTAGATAATTGTGGTCTCCTGACTGTGGTAGTAAAATGTTAGACATGTAAATCATCCAGAAGCTGTGGCAGACACAATTCATAGGCTTTGGCCACTTTTCAAAGCCATCTTTGATCTGTAAGGCCTGTAATGTACTGTTGTTAGCAATATTTACTTTCATATTATTGCATTCTCAGTTATCTTGTGCCCTGCAATCTGAAACTCTAGTTTCTTTGCTGCAGTCGTGCATGGGACATGCGGACAATGGAATCTCTTTGTCGGGCTTGCAAAAATGCTGTAAGTCAACTCAGTTTGGTTTTTTGCTGCTACAGGAAATTAAGAAATTCATCTCTTCGTAGAGATATAATTCTTCTTGTTACTCATGTTTGATGATGTAAACAACTTTGTCAAGTAAGCCAATTTTTGTGGTGGAGGAAGCAACTGCTACCTTTACTTTGTTGGGAACATCACATTTCAGTATTGTAGTCTTAACAGTACTGGTATATCTTGTTATCAGTTCTCTTTTATGTTGGAACCTACCTATTGTGTGGCAACCACTTGTAGTGAAGGGGAATAATTTTTGGTCATTTAGCTGATACTTATAGCAAAGTTTTCTTACTAGTCATCCCCAAAAAATCTGTTTCTTCAGGTGAGAACTTCTAAAAGGTTTATGGGAGTGACAGTTGGAGCAATTCTAGAGGAGATACAAGGACTGTACaaacaacaccaccaaccatGTTTCCTTTATCTCTCCAGTGAGGTTATTAAGGTGCGTCTTAATTTCCTGGTTTTTTTCTGCTCACTTTTATTGCTTAAGTTTAAGTAAATTGAACTTTTGCAGATATTTGGATCTGATCCTACTTGTGCAAACTACTTAAAAATATTGATCGAGTCTCTCTTTAGCCAAACAACATGCCTGCTAACGCGTATTCAGGAATTTACCTCCCGGCCAGACATAGCTGATGACTGTTTTTTGTTGGCGTCGAGGTGTATACGTTACTGTCCTCAGCTATTTTTCCCATCACCAATATTTCCACCATTAGTAGATTGTTCCATGGTTGGCATGACTATACAGCATAggtgatctctctctctctctctctctcacacacacacacacaccccaATATAAATGCTAATTGTCTTCATTCTTTCTTTAGGAtaattttcttgtcttcttcgTTTACAATTGCTTAATTGACATTCTGAATGCTACTTAGAATTATATGCGGCACCCGACAAGAGTCTGATGTTGGCTGTTTCACACAGTACATTGAAGTGCAACTTGATATAGCCCCAAGTAATGATTGTGTATGTAATTGCTTTTAAAACTGGCACTTGTAGAAAATTGACGAATCTGAACATAATAGAGGGCAGGAGTAGGAATTTATGAGATAACGGCATTGAGGGAAGAGGGAGAAGTAAAGGAGAAGGAAGAAGTTTAAGGACGCCTAGATTTCCTCGGGAATAATTCACAAGTTAAAATATTAAATAGTTTCTTACTTCTTGTCGACTCACACCTTCATTTTCTTGAGCATCTTTTTTTCACTTTGCAATTTTGCTTACCAAAGTTGAACTTTGCCATTGACAAGATCAACCGCAAGTTCACACTAAATCATGATCCACTCAATTCACTGTGCATTGTCATGTATAATTTTCTGTTCAATAATATGTAATGGTCCTAAGCAATGTATTATTACTGTTCTTAATATGGGTTGCCATACGTGTCCACTCAGGATTCATTTTTTACATGTCAAGGTCATTTTATTTTCACAAGGCCATTCTACTTGTTGCCAGTTGTTTTTTGAGTAAAGCCAAGATTCTTTAATATGATATTAGAGCTAGTCCTGGGTCATTGCACATCCGCTAATGACTCTGGCTCGTTTTGCATTGGGCTTGTCTCCTTTGGTTTCTGCCATGCCGATTGCTGATGCTCTGATTTACTTGGTTTGTTCTCGGTGCGTTGGTCTTCACCTTGTCAGTCCAGTTCACTTGGTTTGTTCAGCCTAAGCCACATCTGAGAGGGGTTGTTAAGTATAATGACCCCACATCAGTTGGCCAAGACCTTCTAAATTAACTAACGAAGATCCTTCCAGATTAACTAACAAAGATCTTGCACCGGTTTGCTCACTGTCAATTGGTTTTGAGTTAGAAGCCGAAGTTCattaaattaataaaatctTATAGGAATTCTTTATTCAGCCTCAAGTTTGATCTAATTGTGGAAGTAGCAGTTTCAGTGTAAAGATTAATCCACGATGCAGCTTTACTTCGTGATAGATTCAAATTCAAGAATGTGTGTAAGGGAAGTGGCTGATTTAGGGCCATATGTAAGATTAGCGTTGACgttttcaaattgcatgttaaTGTTTTCTGTGAAGAACTCATTTGTTTATGTCTGCCTGACTGAATTGGACAGTGTGATTATTTGACTTCCTTTGCTATATTTTTGTTCTGGGTCTgcgtcctttttttttttttttttaatcttccaTCTTTTAGGGCATAAATGCATTTTCTGCTAAAAGCTAATTCAGAAAGCACGTGCTCTGGTAACTGAAGCAATGGTGTGACACTCCCGTCATTATTTCATGATCATTGCtgttagcttttttttttttttaattggccTTTCGAAGGACTTGCTGTAGGTTTTTTGCTTTCTATATTAACCTCAGCTGTTTCTTGTTGCAGGGAGGCTTCAAATTCTATATTGAACTTCTTGTCTGATATATTTGATATCAGCAAATCTAGTCAAGGAGAAATTTATTTACCTATAAGGGATAATGTTATAGTTCCTCGTGGGCCTAGCATTACCAGAATTTTGGTAGCATGCCTAACTGGAGCTCTTCCAAATTCACAAGTTGAAACGGTAACCTTTTAACTTTCTGCTTTTACTTTAGTCTATTAATATGTTTGGTCTGTATGCTCCTCTGGTCTTGAACTTACTTGAGCCCTGGTTGCCACAGGTGACGTATGCGCTGCTAGCACTTTCTCGAGCTTATGGAGTTAAAACTCTTGAATGGGCCAAGGAGACTGTTTCTTTAATTCCATCTACAGCTGTTACGGAATTGGAAAGATCAAAGTTTTTACAAGCTTTGTCAAATGCACAACTTGGAAAGGATATTAATGATCTTAAGCTTCCAATTGAAGAGCTGTCAGAGGTTTGCCGGCGTAACCGGACAGTTCAAGAGATTGTTCAAGGAGCTTTAAGGCCGCTTGAATTGCACATAGTTACTGTATCATAGTGGAGAGCAACATACAAgggccaatttttttttctgcccTTTATCGGTAGCCAAAAGTAGTTTACATGATTTATATACGCACCCATTTTGACCATGTGCGATTGATCGTCTTTTTGCCAGTTATATGGTCCATGCGGGTTGAAGGGTGAAATTTGTTTGGTGTTTTTTGATTTCTTCTCTctgcttctttttttctttcctcttctttttgaTCCTTTAGGGGATGATAGGGGATTTGAGTGGGTACAGAATTTCAGTCGTGGCTGAAGTTTTTGTGTTGTAATACTGGAATGTTTTGGATCATGACTCCATTGATTTTTCTCAGTTGTACAATGTAAAGTATAAGTTGGTGAAAAGTATTCTATTGCAGTCTGCAGATGAATTTTGTTTACCAGAATTCTTGTTGCCAAATATCCTGGGAAGTCATCCTAGATTTTAAACGGTGGCGTTATTTATCAAAAGATTTCAATTATGCTCTCTTCTCTTATTCTGACAACCTTTTTTGTGCCAATGCAGAATTGAGTTTTGCCTTGGAAAGTTACTAATCGACTAACGAACAGTGTTAAATGAGTGATATGCTGACGATGCTGTAAATTTCATTCTTTGTGTGTCTGTTACTAAATGGGGTCTTTTCTCTCCAAATCGGCATTTCCAAACAACTTGCAAGAGTAAACGCTCATTTGCTTCCTGTCATTTTCTCTTAGTGACTACCCATTTGGCACTCTTAAACAggttcaatcttttttttttctctctctcctaaGTTTCTTAAAGAGTATATGTAATGGTGAAGTTCAAGAAGGATTaagaagagttttttttttgttgtataaATCAGAGGTATTCACATTcgttttaaaatttcttgtaTCGTTgtccttttcattttcatgaGTTTTGAACTCTCATGATAACATGATCAAAAGGGTGACCGGATGATGTTTACCCTTGAGACGAAAGAGGGTGACCGGATGATGTTTGATTTCACACTTTAGAACCTTACACAATTTTTCTACTTTTGGGCCAAGCTTTTCATAGAGTGCTCAAACTTAAAAAGACTCTTTTTTTCTGCCTTCCATTCTAGTAAAATCTTTGGGTAAGTGGTGGGAACAGGATTAAATCCACCCTGTATTTCTGTGTCTGAAGACGACAGCGGAGACTACCAAGTGTTCCGTTCCATTCAGTTCCGGATctattctttcttccttcttttgtgTGTCGGGAACTAACATGGTTGGTTGTATTGCACTCCCTTAATAGTAACAGTAATTCATATGCATCAGCAGCAGCGTTCATTTGTGGCTGCCGCAAAATCTCATCTTTCTTTTGAGCTTTCTCTGATATTGGAGAAAGTAGTAGCACAATGTGATCCTTGCTTCTGTTTAACCTGCCCCGACAGTTCAGACTTGATTGTCTCCTGGCTTCTTTTGATTTGATTATCCCAATTCCCAAAGCCTAGACGCATACTACAGTCGCCGCCggaaaacaagaaagaagaTAACAGGAGGATGTTGCCTTCTTCTTCTACCTCCTCCTCCTCTGGTGATCAGCAGAAAATGCCCCTTCGCTCCATGCTAGCCACCAGGCTTACCCGCCTCAATATCCCATCATCTACTCCTGCTGCTGCTGATCCGGACCTCGATTTCTCCGAACTCTTTGGCCCTGTGATGCTTCCCacttcctcctcctccccctCCGCTGCCCCTATCTTACTGGGCGAGCCGCAAGTCATTCGTAACCGCTCCCATTCCTTCGTGGGCCCTTCTCCAAGATTCACCTCCTCAAAGTCCCTACCTTTTCTCCAACAGGAATTTCAGCTCGATGACTCTGATGACGAGGACGATGAAAGTGGAAAAATTGAAGAGGTCAGCGGTGGACCAGGGCCTCAAGAGGATCATCTCAATACTAGTAACAATactactgctgctgctgctactcaggaggaggaggaggaggagaaaaaacaAGTGATGAAGAAGATTGGGCCGGGGGACTTCGAAATATTGAGGGTCATTGGAAAGGGTGCATTTGGGAAGGTTTTTCAGGTTAGAATGAACAGGGGTGTAGTTATCAACGGTGATGGGATTTTCGCAATGAAAGTCATGAGGAAGGAAACTATTATCAAGAATAATCACGTGGATTACATGAGGGCTGAGAGGGATATTCTCACCAAAGTTGTGCATCCTTTCATTGTTCAGCTTAGATACTCTTTTCAGGTGCTCCTATATTACTCTGGATATCTTACTCTATTAAAGcctgattttctttcttttatgctagaaattttgttgttttgtatctAGTTTATTCTGCACTTCCCGACTGTTTCCAATTTTAGTAATTATCATGTATCTGTCCGACTGTCATTATTTAGCCAATTGCATAATTCCAAGCTCCTGTAACTCACTTTTGCTGGGCAGCTGTAATTCT encodes:
- the LOC113742228 gene encoding serine/threonine-protein kinase AtPK1/AtPK6 isoform X2, which produces MLPSSSTSSSSGDQQKMPLRSMLATRLTRLNIPSSTPAAADPDLDFSELFGPVMLPTSSSSPSAAPILLGEPQVIRNRSHSFVGPSPRFTSSKSLPFLQQEFQLDDSDDEDDESGKIEEVSGGPGPQEDHLNTSNNTTAAAATQEEEEEEKKQVMKKIGPGDFEILRVIGKGAFGKVFQVRMNRGVVINGDGIFAMKVMRKETIIKNNHVDYMRAERDILTKVVHPFIVQLRYSFQVMLTDFGLAKEIDESSRSNSMCGTTEYMAPEILLAKGHNKAADWWSVGILLYEMLTGKPPYVHSSRKKLQERIINEKLKLPPRLSSEAHSLLKGLLQKDPSKRLGSGLRGGDEIKSHKWFRSINWKKLEGRELQPKFKPDVSGKDCTANFDRCWTTMPPDDSPAATPTSGELFQGYTYVAPNPWLSSQ